The following DNA comes from Chitinophaga nivalis.
AATGTCTATTGTATGGTGAAGGAAATGTTAAAAAAATAACAAATCTTTATCATTTCTTTACCCTACGCAACTCCAGGATATTCAATCCATTACCTTCCAAGCCAGTAATACCGGGCTGTACCAGATGAATGGATTCGTCATAGAACAACGGCACTACCGGCGCATCTGCCATTAGCAGCCGGTCCATTTGCCGGTACAGGTCATACCGGATACTATCGTTGTTTTCCTGCAACGCCCGCTCATATAATACATCAAAAGCAGGATTGGCGTAACGGGTATAATTGGGCGGAGCCGGATTTTTACTGTAAAACATGGCCAGATAGCTCTCTGCATCCGGATAGTCTGCGATCCAGCTGCCGCGGAAGAAAAGCGCCTGTGATTTGGCTGTCTGCTCCATCAACGCGCTTTTCTGCAACACCTCTACCTGTATCCGGATACCCACCTCCTGTAACTGGTTGGCCACATAATTGGCCAGGTCGGCATACACCGGAATAGATAACAGCCGGATGGCCGGTAAGCCCTTTCCATCCGGGAACCCTGCCTCCCGCAACAGCTGCCGCGCTTTCTCCGGCGCATAGGGGTACCCTTTCACCAAGGTGGCATCAAAGGAAGGCAATCCGGCCGGTACAAAGCCCGCATGCGCAGCCATACCAATCCCATTACGGAGGTATGTCATCATTTTCGTACGGTCTATCCCGTAGTTAATGGCCTGTCGTACTTTTTTGAACCTTAACGGTGACGCCTGTACTATTTTATTGTTGCTGTCTGTCAGGATACCCAGGTATTCTGTATTGAGATAAGCATGTTTATCCAGTATGAGCCTACCCTCCCATTCTTTTTTCAGCTTCCCCTGTTTGGTCAGTACTTCATCTTTAAAGGAAGCGTCGATATCGTTCATGAAGTCCAGTTTTCCCTGGCGGAACAGCAGGAACTCCGCCGCTTTGCTGTCCAGAAAGCTGATCTGTACTGCATCCAGGTAAGGTAGCCGCCGGCCGGTGCTGTCTTTTTCAAAGTATTGGGGATGCCGGTGTAATACCAGCGCCTGGCCTTCTTCCCAGAAGAAAAAACGAAAAGGGCCCGTGCCACAGGGATGGTTCCGGAAATCCTTACCATATTTCTCTACCACTTCCTGTGGTACGACGGAGCAATACTGCATACTGAGGATGCCCAGAATAGGATGAAACGGCCGATACAATGTAATGGCAAAAGTAGAATCATTGATGGCACGAAAACCCGTATCGGCGCTCAGTTTTCCGTTGAAGATCCAGGCGCCCGGCGAAGCCGTGGCCGGGTCCATGATGCGGCGCAGACTATATACCACATCCTGTGCCGTCATACGGCGACCTTTGCCACCGGGAAAAGCAGCATGGTCCTGAAAATATACATCCGTTCTGAGATCAAAAGTATAGGTACGGTGATCGGCAGATACCTGCCAGCTACGCGCCAGCGAAGGCCTGATCTGTAGCTGACTGTCCGGCTCCACCAGGGTATTGTATATATGTTTTACCGCCCATATTACTTCCTGACTTTTGGCAAAAGCCGGGTCCAGACTGGCGAGACCTACTGTCTGGTTATAGCGGAATACCTGTTGTTGCCCGCTATGTGTGTTGCCACAGGCGCCTGCTCCCAATGCTATGATTCCGATCAGGCCTATCCTGAAGATAACTGTCTGCCAATAACTACATTTCATTTGACGGTAAATTAATATCTTTCAGGCTTAAACTTACAAATAAATATGCGTAGCATACCAATGCTTTGTATGGCCCTGCTGGCAACACTTACAGCCAGCGCCCAACAACAATTTACGAAAGCAGATACCCTGCGGGGTACTATCACTCCCCAACGCGCGTGGTGGGATGTGATCCACTATGACCTCCACGTACAGGTACAGCTGACAGACAGCACTTTCCACGGCTTTAATACCATTACCTACAAGGTACTGAAAACAGATTCCACGATGCAGATAGATCTGCAGGCCCCGATGATGATTGACAGTGTGATACAGGATAAAAAGTCATTGCCGGTAGTACAGGAAGGTAATGCCTGGTTTGTACATCTTTCAGCCCCACAGGTAAAAGACAAACAAAAGCAGGTGACCGTATATTATAGCGGGAAACCACACCGGGCTAAAAATGCGCCCTGGGATGGCGGCGTAGTATGGTCAAAAGATACCAAAGGCCGGCCATGGATTGCAACGGCCTGTCAGGGACTCGGCGCCAGCGTATGGTGGCCCAATAAAGATCACCAGAGTGATGAGCCGGCAGCCATGACCATCAGCGTGACCGTACCGGAAGACCTGATCAATGTTTCCAACGGCCGTCTGAAAAAACAAATCAACAACGGCGATGAAACCATAACCTGGATCTGGTATGTGAGCAATCCCATTAACAATTATGATGTAGCCCTGAATATCGGCCACTATACGGAAATAAAAGATACCTATTCCGGCGAAGGCGGTAAACTGGATCTTGCCTATTGGGTACTGGACTATAATGAAGACAAAGCCCGGGAACAATTCAAGGTGGTAAAACCTATGTTGCGTTGCTTTGAATACTGGTTCGGGAAATATCCTTTCTACAAAGACAGCTACAAACTGGTAGAAACACCTTTCCTGGGTATGGAACACCAGAGCGCCGTTGCCTATGGCAACAAATACCAGATGGGCTATAATGGTAAAGATCTTTCCGGCAGCGGATGGGGATTGAAATGGGATTTCCTGGTGATACACGAAAGCGGACATGAATGGTTTGGCAACAGCATCACCAGCAAAGACATTGCAGACATGTGGATACATGAAACCTTTACCAATTATTCCGAAACGCTTTTCACGGAATGCGAATACGGTCCGAAAGCCGCCAGCGAATATGTAATGGGGATCCGGAAAAATATTAAGAATGATAAACCGATCATTGGCCATTATGGCGTGAATGAAGCAGGCAGCGGCGATATGTATTATAAAGGCGCCAACATGCTGCACAACATCCGGCTGATCATGAACAACGACGAGGCTTTCCGTAACATGCTGCGGGGACTCAACAAAACGTTCTACCACCAGACCGTGACAACTCAGCAAATAGAACGTTATATGAGCGAAGCCGTAGGTATGGACCTGAGCAAAGTCTTTGACCAATACCTGCGTCATACGACTATTCCAACACTGGAATACCGCTTCAGTGGCCAACAGGTACAGTACCGCTGGGTAGATGCAGTGAAAGATTTTAATATGCCGGTGAAAGTCAAACTCAGCGACAATGGCTATAAATTAATATATCCGGGTACGTTATGGCGGTCAGCCAATGTAACCCTGTCAGATATGAAGGAGTTTGCGGTAGAGAAGCAATTCTACATCCAGGTAAAACAAGTAAAATAATCAATACCAGATAAGGTAGACATGAACGCTGTCTAAAAAAGTTCACTCGTTTTATTAACTTCAAAATCAATTAAATGAAAAAAGAATCCATCCAGAAAGCAACCGATTTCCTGGGCGTAAAAGTACTGACCCCCCTGGAAGCATTTCAGGTAGTAGGTGGTTTTGCTATCTATCTTGAACCAGAGCACCATGAGTCTCATCATGAATCTCATCATGGCGGACATCATGAATCTCACCACGAGTCACACCATACTGCATAAGCGTCATAGCGCACGTCACACCAGGAAGGGTGGATTATCTGTCGAAAAAGCCTGTTGGTACCAGGCTGTGGAACAAATTCCCTAAAGGATACCTATAAAATAATAAGGAGAAGATAGTGTATATCTTCTCCTTATTATTTTATCAGCTGGTTGTAATGATTATCTCTTCAATAACTTAAAGGCATGGCCGGAGCTGTCATTTAAAAAGCCGTA
Coding sequences within:
- a CDS encoding ABC transporter substrate-binding protein, with protein sequence MKCSYWQTVIFRIGLIGIIALGAGACGNTHSGQQQVFRYNQTVGLASLDPAFAKSQEVIWAVKHIYNTLVEPDSQLQIRPSLARSWQVSADHRTYTFDLRTDVYFQDHAAFPGGKGRRMTAQDVVYSLRRIMDPATASPGAWIFNGKLSADTGFRAINDSTFAITLYRPFHPILGILSMQYCSVVPQEVVEKYGKDFRNHPCGTGPFRFFFWEEGQALVLHRHPQYFEKDSTGRRLPYLDAVQISFLDSKAAEFLLFRQGKLDFMNDIDASFKDEVLTKQGKLKKEWEGRLILDKHAYLNTEYLGILTDSNNKIVQASPLRFKKVRQAINYGIDRTKMMTYLRNGIGMAAHAGFVPAGLPSFDATLVKGYPYAPEKARQLLREAGFPDGKGLPAIRLLSIPVYADLANYVANQLQEVGIRIQVEVLQKSALMEQTAKSQALFFRGSWIADYPDAESYLAMFYSKNPAPPNYTRYANPAFDVLYERALQENNDSIRYDLYRQMDRLLMADAPVVPLFYDESIHLVQPGITGLEGNGLNILELRRVKK
- a CDS encoding M1 family metallopeptidase; protein product: MRSIPMLCMALLATLTASAQQQFTKADTLRGTITPQRAWWDVIHYDLHVQVQLTDSTFHGFNTITYKVLKTDSTMQIDLQAPMMIDSVIQDKKSLPVVQEGNAWFVHLSAPQVKDKQKQVTVYYSGKPHRAKNAPWDGGVVWSKDTKGRPWIATACQGLGASVWWPNKDHQSDEPAAMTISVTVPEDLINVSNGRLKKQINNGDETITWIWYVSNPINNYDVALNIGHYTEIKDTYSGEGGKLDLAYWVLDYNEDKAREQFKVVKPMLRCFEYWFGKYPFYKDSYKLVETPFLGMEHQSAVAYGNKYQMGYNGKDLSGSGWGLKWDFLVIHESGHEWFGNSITSKDIADMWIHETFTNYSETLFTECEYGPKAASEYVMGIRKNIKNDKPIIGHYGVNEAGSGDMYYKGANMLHNIRLIMNNDEAFRNMLRGLNKTFYHQTVTTQQIERYMSEAVGMDLSKVFDQYLRHTTIPTLEYRFSGQQVQYRWVDAVKDFNMPVKVKLSDNGYKLIYPGTLWRSANVTLSDMKEFAVEKQFYIQVKQVK